In the genome of Nonomuraea sp. NBC_00507, the window GCGGGCGCCCGTAACGTCCGTTTTCGTCGTTCCGATGCATCGGCATGAAGCGTCTTCTCGCTCTCACCGCAGCAGCCTTCATCTCCCTTCCCCTCTCCCCCGCCCTCGCACACGACGCCGCACCCGGCGCGCCGGGTGCGGGTGACCCGTACTTTCCCGAGCAGGGGAACGGCGGCTACGATGCCGGCCATTACGACCTCTCGCTCGACTACGACCCGTCATCCGCACGCCTCATCGGCGTGGCCGGGATCACCGCCCGGGCCACGCAGGCGCTGAGCCGTTTCAATCTGGATCTCGTCAGCACCCTGGCGGTGCGGTCGGTGACGGTGGACGGCCGGCCTGCCGCCTTCACGCAGAGCGGCTCCGAGCTGGTGGTCACGCCCGCCAGGAGCCTCCCTTCAGGCCGCGGCTTCTCCGTCGTCGTCCGGTACGACGGCAAGGCCACGCACGTCATCGACCCCGACGGCTCGCTCGACGGGTGGATCAAGACGAGCGACGGCGTCTTCAACGCCAACGAGCCCCAGGGCGCCATGACCTGGTATCCAGGCAACCACCACATGACCGACAAGGCGACCTATCGGTTCACGGTGACCGTGCCGAGCACCCGGGTGGCGGTGGCCAACGGGGACCTGGTGGCGAAGTGGTCGAAGGGCGAGCGCACCACGTCCGTGTGGGACTCCCGTGAGCCGATGGCCAGCTACCTGGCCACGGTGTCGATCGGCAAGTTCGAGTTCGCCGACGCCAGGATCGGCGGGTACCGCGTCACCACCGCCGTGGACCCCAAGCTGGCCGGCGACGCGAAGGGCTTCCCCGAGCGGCACCCGCCGGTGCTCGACTACTTCAGCTCGATCTTCGGCCCGTACCCGTTCTCCTCGACCGGCGGCATCGTCGACCATGCCCCTGAGGTCGGCTACGCGCTGGAGACCCAGACGCGGCCCATCTACCCGCGGGTCCCCAGCGAGTCGCTGCTCGCGCACGAGCTGGCGCACCAATGGTTCGGCAACTCGGTGACGCCGACGTTGTGGCGTGACATCTGGCTCAACGAGGGCTTCGCCACCTACGCGGAGTGGCTCTGGGCGGACAAGCTCGGCACCCGTACCGTGCAGACCTCATTCGACGCGGCCTACGCGACGGCGGCCGAGGACGAGTTCTGGCAGAGCCCGCCCGCCGACCCGGGCGGCCCGGAGAACCTCTTCCACGACCCCGTCTACGACCGCGGCGCGATGACGCTGCACATGCTGCGGCGCGAGGTCGGTGACGCGGCGTTCTTCGCGATCCTGCGCGCGTGGGCGAGCGACTACAAGTACGGCAACGCCGACACGGCCGCCTTCATCGCCCTGTCCGAGCGGGTGTCCGGCAAGCAGCTCGACGCTCTCTTCGAGGCCTGGCTCTTCAAACCCGGCAAGCCGGCACTGTGATCATTCTGGTACGGCTTGAGAGCGACGTTTCGGCCTCAAGCCGTACCAGACCTAGATAAGCTCATCGGCCATGGCCGGTCGTCCACTGAACGAAGTCGTCGAAGCCGGATGGGCCACAGCGCTTGAGCCCGTCGCCGAGCAGATCTCCCTGATGGGCGAGTTCCTGCGCAAGGAGATCGCTGAGGGCAGGCAATACCTCCCCGCGGGGACCAACGTCCTGCGTGCGTTCAACCAGCCCTTCGACGAGGTCAAGGTGCTGATCGTGGGCCAGGACCCCTACCCGACGCCCGGCCACCCGGTCGGGCTGTCGTTCTCGGTGGCTGCGGACGTCCGGCCGCTGCCGGGCAGCCTGGTCAACATCTACAAGGAGATGGAGACCGACCTCGGCCTGCCGCGTCCCGCCAACGGCGACCTGACGCCGTGGGCGGAGCAGGGCGTGCTGCTGCTCAACAGGGTGCTCACCGTGATGCCCGGCAAGCCGGCCTCGCATCGGGGCAAGGGCTGGGAGCAGGTCACCGAGCAGGCCATCCGCGCGCTGGTGGCGCGGGCCAAGCCGATGGTGGCGATCCTGTGGGGCCGCGACGCTCGTAACCTCGCGCCGATGCTCGGCGACGTGCCGCGCATCGAGTCCGCCCATCCCTCCCCGTTGTCGGCGCGCAGCGGCTTCTTCGGCTCGCGGCCGTTCAGCCGGGCCAATGAGCTGCTCGCCCAGCAGGGCGCGGCGCCTGTGGAGTGGAAGCTGCCTTAGCTCAGCGGCTGAGGACGCGCCGCAGGACCCGTTCCAGCGTGGCGAGCGGGTCGGGGTCGGCGTCCGGGGAGCGCCAGGCCACATATCCGTCCGGCCGGACCAGGACGGCGCCGCCCCCGCTGACGCCGTACCTCTCCCGCCAGCAGCCCTCCGCGTCCTTCAGCTCGTCGCCGATCAGCAGCCGCGTGAGCTGCACCCCCAATCGCTCCTTGATCAGGCGTCCGGCGTCGATCCACGCCTGACCCCCTTCTTTGTCGGCCAGCAGGACGAAGCCGGAGCCGAACAGGTCGATGGTGGAGATGGGCTGGCCCTCCCAGTCGAGCACGACATGCGGGGCGCGGCTGCCTGGACGCCCGTGCGGCACACGGGGATCCTCCAGGATCGAGCCGTCGTCGCCGGGTTCGTCCAGAATCGCCGTGGAGTGGTAGCGGTATCCGATGAGGGCGCCGATCGGGTCCTCCAGGGGCTCGGGGTAACCGACACGGGCCGCGGGAGGCATGCGTACGCCGAGGTTGGCGAGCTGGGCATCGGCCGTCAGCGTGCCGATGGGACGGCGCTCGGCGTCGTAGGTGTCGAGGAACCCGGGACCGGCCTGCCCGGAGAGCACCAGCCAGAGCCGCCAGGCGATGTCGCAGCCGTCTTGGAGCGCCGTGCTGCCCCCCTGCCCGCCGGTAGGCGGCATGGTGTGGGCCGCGTCCCCGGCGAAGAACACCCGCCCGGCCCGGTAGGTGTCGGCCAGCACGTGCGCCATGGCGAAGGTCGTCTTGTCCAGGATGCGCACGTCCAGGTCGGGCCGGTCGACGGCGATGCGGATCAGCTCGACGCAGCGCTCGTCGGGGAAGTCGGCCTCGCTCTCGCCCTCCGCGAGGTTGACGCCGAGCACGTGCGCGCCCACGCCGGTGCCGGTCAGGATCACTCCGGTGAAGACCTCGTTCTGCAGGTACCACAAGGTGACCTCGCGGTCGCGGACCAGGCCGGACAGGTCGGCGTCGAACATGATCGAGCACGTCCGGCCCAGCTCCCCCTTGCCGGAGGCCGGCACGCCCAGGAGCCGGCGCAGCGGGCTCCGGTAGCCGTCGGCGGCCACGACGTAGTCGGCCCGCACCAGGCGCTCCTCACCGGCGGTGCGGATCAGCGCCGTCACCCCGGCCGCGTCCTGCTCCAGCGAACGCAACTCGGTGGAGAAACGCAGGTCGGCGCCAAGCTCCTCGGCCCTGTGGCGGAGCACGCGCTCGACCTCGGCCTGGGGCGCGCCGACCATCGCGGCGGGGGTGATGCCGGCCAGGAAGGCCAGCTCCTCGCGCTCGTCGCTCATGATCATGTGCGGGTCCGGGTCGGCCAGGCTCTTGCCGATCGCGATGCGCATGTTGTCACCGATGCCGGCCCAGATGCCGCTCAGGGCTTCTTCAACGCCGGGCACGGGGCGCAGCAGCTCGACGGCTCGCGGGCCGACGCCGAACGCCTTGGGCTGGACCGATGTGCTCGGATGCCGCTCGACCAGCATGACCGGCACGTCGCGCCAGGCCAGGAGCAGCGCCGCGCTCAGCCCCGCATACCCGCCGCCGACCACGAGGACCGGCACTCGCTCATGCTCCATTGCTCTCCCCCTTCGGGAACGCGTACTATCGCGTTTGGCGGTCAAGCACACGATATGTCGCGTCGATGGAGAGAGTCAAGATATATCTCGAGTTGGCTGAGGGGTCTCCCCCGGTTTGGTCAGCGGAAGGACTACTCCGACAGGTGGCGTTCCAAGGACTCGACCTTGGAGGTCATGCCGTCCGTGATCCCCTGCCGCACGTCGGCCTTGAGCACCAGGCTCACCCGGGGAGCGACCTCCGCCACCGCCTCCACGGCCCGCTTGACGACGTCCATGACCTCGTCCCACTCACCCTCGATCGTGGTGAACATCGCGTCCGTCCGGTTGGGCAGGCCGCTGGAGCGGACCACCTTGACGGCGCGGGCCACGGGCTCGGCGACGCCCTCGCCGACGCCCAGCGGGGTGATGGAGAAAGCGACGATCACGGTGTGCCCCTTGCGGCTATGGGTGCGGCTGGAAGGTTTCGATCTTAGCGAGCGACATGCGAAAAGCCACGACGCCTCCGAACGCCGTGGCCACCGCTGTGTCGGTCACACGTGGTCGTGCTCTTCTTCTTCCTCGCTGGGTCCCTCCGACGGCTCCACGCCGAGCACGGCCTCGCGGGGCTCGATCTCGGCGATGTGGTCGACCAGCGCCAGCACGTGGTCCGGCTCGATCAGCCACTGCAATGCCGAGGCGCCGGTGTCGTCGGCGTTGACGAGCTCGGCCTGCTCCGTACGCTCCTCCTCGGTGAGGTCCGCGTCGGGGTGCCGAATCTCGGCCAGCGCCGCCGCCTGCAGCGCGTCGATGTCGAGCACCTCGACGGTCAGCTCGACCGTGAGGCGCAGGAACTTCGGTTCATCACTCATGGCGACGATCGTAGTCGTGTCGCCGTGGCCAGAAGCGCTCAGGACGACCACGCGTGGCGGGCCAGGAACCCGCGCTCGCCGGTGGCGTACTCCTGGAACGCCTGCCGCACCTCCTCCAGCTCCGGCACCTCCGTGCGGATGAGCGTGCCCTCTTTGTACTCCAGCTCGTAGCCCGGTGAGACCTGCAGGAAGTGGCGCCCGAAGTTCACCAGGGCCACGAACGGGTTCTGCGGGGACAACGTGGCCAGCACGTCGTGCACCAGGCCGAGGTCGGGATCGTGCACGGTCATCCCGTCCCCGGTGTGCAGTTGCATGCCGTCGTAGACGCCCAGCGGCGCCACGTTGTGCACGAGGTCGCGTTGCGGGTCGTAGCAGACCAGGCCGTGCGCCCGCGCGATCGTGAACACCTGCGCGGACGTCTCGTCCATCGTGTCCAGATCCATCGTCACCAGCACGTGCCCCGGATAGACCGTGACCTCGCCGGGCAGCTCCTTGGCGACCTCGGGCACGTCCCCGGTCACCGGCTCGGTCCGCTTGACCGCCAGGTAGGCGGCGCGGGCCTGGTCCCTGCTGATCGGCACCGGCTCGTCCCAGACCATCAACTCAACGCTCATCGGTCCATCTTCTCCAACCCGCATCGCGACCGTGCGCCGCAGGGGCCGTTAAGCAGGTGACTACCTGGGTTTTTCCGACTCAGGCACCAGTTCGGAGGTGCAGTGGGCGCAGCGCCGGGCCTCGGCGGGGATGTCGCTGAGGCACTCCGGGCACTGCTTGGTCGTCGCCGCCTTGTCGCGGTCGAACAGTCTGATCAGCTTGGTCATCGGGGCCACGATCAGCCAGTAGACGATGGCCGAGATGAGCAGGAAGCTGATCAGGTGGTTGAGGAAGTCACCATACATGAACCGGCTGCCGTTGATCGTGAAGGAGTAGTCGGCGAAGTTCGGCTGCCTGCCGCGAAGTAAGAACTGCTTGAAACCGCTCATGACGCGCCACGTTGCCGGGAACCGGCCTCGCAAACTCCTGCCACGACGGCAGGACCGGCTCACCCTCGCTCAGCTGGAGTAACGACCTGGTGAGCGTGGGAAGGAAGAAGGAGGTTCGGCAATGCCCGGGTTGTCCGGCTGAGCGGGGGGACAGAACATGGGGAGAGACCGCAAGGGAGCCTCGATGATCGAGATCTGGCCGGGAGACCCCTATCCGCTCGGAGCCACCTATGACGGGGCCGGCACCAATTTCTCGCTCTACACCGAGGTCGCGGACGTGGTCGAGCTGTGCCTGTTCGACGAGGACAACGTGGAGTCGAGGGTGCCGCTCAGTGAGGTGGACGGCTTCATCTGGCATGGCTACCTGCCGGGCATCGGGCCTGGCCAGCGATATGGCTACCGGGTCCACGGGCCGTACGATCCGGCGCGCGGGATGCGGTGCAATCCGGCCAAGGTGCTGCTCGACCCCTACGCCATGGCCATCGAGGGCGGGGTGACCTGGAACGAGGCCGTGTACGGCTACCGCTTCGGCCACCCCGACACGCGCAACGACCTGGACTCGGCCCCGTACGTGCCGCGTTCAATCGTGATCAACCCATTCTTCGGCTGGGGCCACGACCGGCCGCCCGCCAGGCCGTACCACGACACCGTGATCTACGAGGCCCACGTGCGCGGGTTGTCGATCAGCCACCCCAAGATCCCCAAGCATCTGCGCGGCACGTACGCGGCCCTGCACCACCCCGAGATCCTCGACCACCTCACCAAGCTGGGCGTGACGGCGCTGGAGCTCATGCCGGTGCACCAGTTCGTCACCGACCACATCCTGGAGCAGCGCGGGCTGTCCAACTACTGGGGTTACAACTCGATCGGGTTCTTCGCGCCGCACAACCGCTACTCCAGCCAGGGGCAGCGCGGCGGGCAGGTGCTGGAATTCAAGGCCATGGTCAGGGGACTGCACGAGGCGGGCATCGAGGTGATCCTGGACGTCGTCTACAACCACACCGCCGAGGGCAACCATCTGGGGCCGACACTGGGCTTCCGGGGGATCGACAACATCAACTACTACCGGCTGGTCAGCAACGACAAGCGGTACTACGTGGACACCACCGGCACGGGCAACAGCCTGCTCATGCGCTCCCCGCACGTGCTCCAGATGATCATGGACTCGTTGCGGTACTGGGTCATCGAGATGCACGTGGACGGGTTCCGCTTCGACCTGGCCTCGACGCTGGCCAGGGAGCTGCACGAGGTGGACCGGCTGAGCGCGTTCTTCGACCTGGTGCAGCAGGATCCCGTGTTGTCGCAGGTCAAGCTCATCGCCGAGCCGTGGGACGTCGGCCCGGGCGGCTATCAGGTCGGCAACTTCCCGTCCCGGTGGACCGAGTGGAACGGGCGCTACCGCGACACCATCCGCGACCTGTGGCGCGGGCAGGCGGCCACGCTGCCGGAGTTCGGGTCACGCTTCACCGGCTCGAGCGATCTCTACCAGGACGACAGCCGCCGGCCCGCCGCCTCGATCAACTTCGTCACCTGCCACGACGGCTTCACCCTGCAGGACCTCGTCTCGTACAACAACAAGCACAACGAGGCCAACAAGGAGGGCAACCGCGACGGCACCGACGACAACAGGTCGTGGAACTGCGGCGAGGAGGGCCCGGCGGGCATCGCCATCGAATCGCTGCGCGAGCAGCAGAAACGCAACTTCCTCACCACGCTGTTCCTGTCCCAGGGCGTGCCGATGCTCTCCCACGGCGACGAGCTGGGCCGCACGCAGCGGGGCAACAACAACGGCTACTGCCAGAACAACGAGCTGACCTGGGTCGACTGGTCGGACGTGCGGGAAAACTGGCTGCTGCTGGAGTTCACGCAGAGCCTGGCGGCGCTGCGGAAGAAACATCCGGTGTTCCGCCGCAGGAGGTTCTTCTACGGCAAGCCGGTCCGTGGCCAGAACGACATCGCCTGGCTCACCCCCTCCGGTGAGGAGATGACCGACAGCGACTGGACCGTTGGATACGCCAAGTCGCTGGCCGTCTTCCTCAACGGCGAGGCCATCACCGAGCCGGACCGGCGCGGCCGGCCGATCCGGGACGACTCGTTCCTGCTGCTGTTCAACGCCCACTACGACACGATCAAGTTCACGATCCCCGAGGACTATGGCGAGATGTGGCACACCGAGATCGACACCGCCATGCCGATCATGCTCGACGCGCGGATGTGCCGCGGTGGCGAGGCGATCGCGGTGCCCGGCCGCAGCGTACGGGTGCTGCGCCGTGTCTAAGCCGGTTTCCACCTACCGGGTGCAGCTGACCCCGGACTTCGGCTTCGCCCAGGTGGCCGAGATCGCCGGCTACCTGCGCGATCTCGGCGTGAGCCACGTCTACCTGTCGCCGATCCTGCAGTCCACGCCCGAGTCGCGGCACGGCTACGACGTCACCGACCACTCCAGGATCAGGGAGGAGTTCGGCGGGGCGAGCGGGTTCAGGGAGATGGCGCAGCAGCTGGCCGCCCAGGACCTGGGCGTGGTGGTGGACATCGTGCCGAACCACATGAACACGATGAACGCCCAGTTCTGGTCGGTCTTAAAAAACGGGCCGGACTCGCCGTACGCGAAGTGGTTCGACATCGAATGGGTGGACGGGAAGGTGGCGCTGCCGGTCCTCGGGGACGACACGCCACCTGTGGTCGATGGCGACGTGCTGCGTTACCACGAGCACACCTTCCCCTATCCCGGGCACTACCGGCTGGTCGACTGGCGCGAGGGGCCGGGCTACCGGCGCTTCTTCGACGTGTCGACGTTGATCGGGCTGCGGGTGGAGGACCCGGCCGTGTTGTTCGCCACGCATGAGGTGATCTTCTGGCTGCTCGACGAGGGGCTGGTGGACGGGCTGCGCGTGGATCACCCGGACGGGCTCGCCGACCCGCGCGGCTACCTCGACCGGCTGCGGGCCCGGGCAGGCGAGACCTGGACGGTCGTCGAGAAGATCCTCATCGGCCCCGAGCTGCTTCCCACCGACTGGGCCTGCGACGGCACCACCGGCTACGACGTGCTCAACCGGGTCAACGGCCTCTTCGTCGACCCGGCGGGCAAGGAGCCGCTCGTCCGGCTCTTCACCGAGCTGACCGGGCAGCCCGCCGATTACCGTCCGGTGATGGCCCAAGCCAAGCGGGAGGTCCTGGAGCTGTTCTTCGGCGCCGAGGTCAACCGGCTGGCCAGGGCCACCGGGTGCGCTCCCGACGCGGTGCGAGAGCTGCTCGCCGCGATGCCGGTCTACCGTGCGTACGTGGTACCGGGCGAGCCGGCACCGCCCGAGTCCGTCGAGATCGTCGAGCTGGCCGCCGAGGCCTGCTCCCCCGCTGTGCAACCGCTCGTCCGCCAGGTCCTGTACGGCTCCGCCGAGTCCATCGTGCGTTTCCAGCAGTCGTGCGGCCCGGTCATGGCCAAGGGGGTCGAGGACACGGCGCTCTATCGGTGGTATCCGCTGGCCTGCCTCAACGAGGTCGGCGGAGAGCCGGACGCGTTCGGGGTTTCCGTGGAGGACTTCCACGACTACTGCGCCGAGCTGCGGCCGTACACGATGACCACGCTGTCCACCCACGACACCAAGCGGTCGGAGGACGTGCGGGCCCGGCTGTCGGTGTTGTCGGAGCTGCCGGAGGAGTGGGCCGCGGCGGTGGCGCAATGGTCGGCGACCGTGCGGTTCGATCCCCACCTGGACTATCTGGCCTGGCAGAATCTCATGGCGGCCTGGCCCATCTCGGCCGAGCGGTTCACGGACTACCTGCTCAAGGCGGCCCGCGAGGCAAAGACCGCCATTTCCTGGATAAATCCGGATCCGGCCTATGAGCGCGGGTTGCGGGAGTTCGCCGAGGCCGCCGTCCGGCTGCCGATCGGGGAGTTCACCGAGCGGATCGAGCCCTTCGCGATGTCCAACTCACTGGGCGCCAAGCTCGTGCAGCTCATGATGCCCGGAGTGCCCGACGTGTACCAGGGCAACGAGACGACCGACTTCTCACTCGTCGATCCGGACAACCGGCGGCCGGTGACGTACCCGCGCAAGCCCGAGACCTCGTGGGACGCGGCCAAGCTGCTGGTCACGACCCAGGCGCTGCGGCTGCGCCGGCGGCTCGGGGGCGCGGCGGCGTACCTGCCGATGCGCGCGGAGGGGGAGGCGGCGGAGCATGTGATCGCCTTCGGCCGGGGGGACGATCATCACCCGCGGGCCGTCGCCGTGGCCACCCGGCTCCCGGTGCGCCTGGCCAGGACCGGCTGGGGCGGCACGACGTTGACGTTGCCCGCGGGCACATGGCGGGACCTGCTCACCGGCGGCCTCCACACGGGCCGGATCCCTATCGCTCACCTGCTCGGTCAATACCCCGTCTCACTCCTGGAGAGACATGATCTTTGAGGTCTGGGCGCCGAACGCCACGTCAGTCGAGCTGATCGTCCTGGGCGACCGGCGCCCGATGTCCCGCGGGGCGGACGGATGGTGGTCGGCCGAGGTGGAGGAGGCCGGGCACGGCGCCAGGTACGCCTTCATGGTGGACGGCGAGGGCCCGTACCCCGATCCGCGGACACGGCGGCAGCCGGACGGCGTCTTCGGGCCGAGCGCCGTGTACGACCACGCCCGCTTCACCTGGTCCGACCACGAATGGAAGGGCCGGGACCTGCGCGGGGCCGTGATCTACGAGCTGCACATCGGGACGTTCACGACCGAGGGGACGTTCCAGGCGGCCGTCGAGCGGCTCGAGCACCTCGTCGAGCTCTGCGTGGACTTCGTGGAGATCATGCCGGTCGCGCCCGTTCCAGGGGGGCGGAACTGGGGGTACGACGGCGTGGACTTGTACGCCGTGAACGAGACCTATGGGGGCCCCGACGGGCTCAAGTCGTTCGTGGACGCCTGCCACCGGGCCGGGATCGGCGTGATCCTGGACGTCGTCTACAACCACCTCGGGCCGTCCGGGAACTTCCTGCACCCGTTCGGGCCGTACTTCGCCGGCTTCAAGGGGAGCTACTGGGGCGATGCCGTCAACCTGGACGGGCCCGGCTCCGACGAGGTGCGGCGATACTTCATCGGCAACGCGGTGCAGTGGCTGCGCGACTACCACATCGACGGGCTGCGGCTGGACGCCGTGCACGCGCTGCACGACCGGCGCGCCACTCACCTGCTGGCCGAGCTGGCGGTGGAGGTCGACGCGCTGGCCTGCGCGCTCGGCCGCCCGCTGACCCTGATCGCCGAGTCCGACCTCAACGACCCGCGCATGGTGCGACCTCTGGAGGCCGGCGGGCTGGGCATGACCGCGCAGTGGAACGACGACGTGCACCATGCCCTCCACTGCGCGGTGAGCGGCGAGCGCCACGGCTACTACGCGGACTTCGCCGGCCTGCCCGCGCTGGCCAAGACGCTGATGGGCGGCGTGCTGCACGACGGGTCGTACTCGAGCTTCCGCGGGCGCGCGCACGGTCGTTCCTTCGCGGGCGTGCCCGGGCACCGGCTGGTGGCCTGCCTGCAGAACCACGACCAGATCGGCAACCGGCCGGCCGGCGACCGGCTGCCGATCCCGGCGCTCAAGCTCGGGGCAGGGCTGCTGCTCACCTCGCCGTTCACGCCGATGTTGTTCATGGGGGAAGAGTGGGGGGCGCGCACGCCGTTCCTGTTCTTCTCCGACCACCTGGAGCCCGCGCTGCGCGAGAGCGAGGGAGAGCGGCGTGAGCGGGAGTTCGACGGGTTCGGGTACGTGTG includes:
- a CDS encoding M1 family metallopeptidase, with protein sequence MKRLLALTAAAFISLPLSPALAHDAAPGAPGAGDPYFPEQGNGGYDAGHYDLSLDYDPSSARLIGVAGITARATQALSRFNLDLVSTLAVRSVTVDGRPAAFTQSGSELVVTPARSLPSGRGFSVVVRYDGKATHVIDPDGSLDGWIKTSDGVFNANEPQGAMTWYPGNHHMTDKATYRFTVTVPSTRVAVANGDLVAKWSKGERTTSVWDSREPMASYLATVSIGKFEFADARIGGYRVTTAVDPKLAGDAKGFPERHPPVLDYFSSIFGPYPFSSTGGIVDHAPEVGYALETQTRPIYPRVPSESLLAHELAHQWFGNSVTPTLWRDIWLNEGFATYAEWLWADKLGTRTVQTSFDAAYATAAEDEFWQSPPADPGGPENLFHDPVYDRGAMTLHMLRREVGDAAFFAILRAWASDYKYGNADTAAFIALSERVSGKQLDALFEAWLFKPGKPAL
- a CDS encoding uracil-DNA glycosylase, whose translation is MAGRPLNEVVEAGWATALEPVAEQISLMGEFLRKEIAEGRQYLPAGTNVLRAFNQPFDEVKVLIVGQDPYPTPGHPVGLSFSVAADVRPLPGSLVNIYKEMETDLGLPRPANGDLTPWAEQGVLLLNRVLTVMPGKPASHRGKGWEQVTEQAIRALVARAKPMVAILWGRDARNLAPMLGDVPRIESAHPSPLSARSGFFGSRPFSRANELLAQQGAAPVEWKLP
- a CDS encoding FAD-dependent monooxygenase gives rise to the protein MEHERVPVLVVGGGYAGLSAALLLAWRDVPVMLVERHPSTSVQPKAFGVGPRAVELLRPVPGVEEALSGIWAGIGDNMRIAIGKSLADPDPHMIMSDEREELAFLAGITPAAMVGAPQAEVERVLRHRAEELGADLRFSTELRSLEQDAAGVTALIRTAGEERLVRADYVVAADGYRSPLRRLLGVPASGKGELGRTCSIMFDADLSGLVRDREVTLWYLQNEVFTGVILTGTGVGAHVLGVNLAEGESEADFPDERCVELIRIAVDRPDLDVRILDKTTFAMAHVLADTYRAGRVFFAGDAAHTMPPTGGQGGSTALQDGCDIAWRLWLVLSGQAGPGFLDTYDAERRPIGTLTADAQLANLGVRMPPAARVGYPEPLEDPIGALIGYRYHSTAILDEPGDDGSILEDPRVPHGRPGSRAPHVVLDWEGQPISTIDLFGSGFVLLADKEGGQAWIDAGRLIKERLGVQLTRLLIGDELKDAEGCWRERYGVSGGGAVLVRPDGYVAWRSPDADPDPLATLERVLRRVLSR
- a CDS encoding MTH1187 family thiamine-binding protein; amino-acid sequence: MIVAFSITPLGVGEGVAEPVARAVKVVRSSGLPNRTDAMFTTIEGEWDEVMDVVKRAVEAVAEVAPRVSLVLKADVRQGITDGMTSKVESLERHLSE
- a CDS encoding MscL family protein, which translates into the protein MSGFKQFLLRGRQPNFADYSFTINGSRFMYGDFLNHLISFLLISAIVYWLIVAPMTKLIRLFDRDKAATTKQCPECLSDIPAEARRCAHCTSELVPESEKPR
- the glgX gene encoding glycogen debranching protein GlgX, producing the protein MIEIWPGDPYPLGATYDGAGTNFSLYTEVADVVELCLFDEDNVESRVPLSEVDGFIWHGYLPGIGPGQRYGYRVHGPYDPARGMRCNPAKVLLDPYAMAIEGGVTWNEAVYGYRFGHPDTRNDLDSAPYVPRSIVINPFFGWGHDRPPARPYHDTVIYEAHVRGLSISHPKIPKHLRGTYAALHHPEILDHLTKLGVTALELMPVHQFVTDHILEQRGLSNYWGYNSIGFFAPHNRYSSQGQRGGQVLEFKAMVRGLHEAGIEVILDVVYNHTAEGNHLGPTLGFRGIDNINYYRLVSNDKRYYVDTTGTGNSLLMRSPHVLQMIMDSLRYWVIEMHVDGFRFDLASTLARELHEVDRLSAFFDLVQQDPVLSQVKLIAEPWDVGPGGYQVGNFPSRWTEWNGRYRDTIRDLWRGQAATLPEFGSRFTGSSDLYQDDSRRPAASINFVTCHDGFTLQDLVSYNNKHNEANKEGNRDGTDDNRSWNCGEEGPAGIAIESLREQQKRNFLTTLFLSQGVPMLSHGDELGRTQRGNNNGYCQNNELTWVDWSDVRENWLLLEFTQSLAALRKKHPVFRRRRFFYGKPVRGQNDIAWLTPSGEEMTDSDWTVGYAKSLAVFLNGEAITEPDRRGRPIRDDSFLLLFNAHYDTIKFTIPEDYGEMWHTEIDTAMPIMLDARMCRGGEAIAVPGRSVRVLRRV
- the treY gene encoding malto-oligosyltrehalose synthase, with product MSKPVSTYRVQLTPDFGFAQVAEIAGYLRDLGVSHVYLSPILQSTPESRHGYDVTDHSRIREEFGGASGFREMAQQLAAQDLGVVVDIVPNHMNTMNAQFWSVLKNGPDSPYAKWFDIEWVDGKVALPVLGDDTPPVVDGDVLRYHEHTFPYPGHYRLVDWREGPGYRRFFDVSTLIGLRVEDPAVLFATHEVIFWLLDEGLVDGLRVDHPDGLADPRGYLDRLRARAGETWTVVEKILIGPELLPTDWACDGTTGYDVLNRVNGLFVDPAGKEPLVRLFTELTGQPADYRPVMAQAKREVLELFFGAEVNRLARATGCAPDAVRELLAAMPVYRAYVVPGEPAPPESVEIVELAAEACSPAVQPLVRQVLYGSAESIVRFQQSCGPVMAKGVEDTALYRWYPLACLNEVGGEPDAFGVSVEDFHDYCAELRPYTMTTLSTHDTKRSEDVRARLSVLSELPEEWAAAVAQWSATVRFDPHLDYLAWQNLMAAWPISAERFTDYLLKAAREAKTAISWINPDPAYERGLREFAEAAVRLPIGEFTERIEPFAMSNSLGAKLVQLMMPGVPDVYQGNETTDFSLVDPDNRRPVTYPRKPETSWDAAKLLVTTQALRLRRRLGGAAAYLPMRAEGEAAEHVIAFGRGDDHHPRAVAVATRLPVRLARTGWGGTTLTLPAGTWRDLLTGGLHTGRIPIAHLLGQYPVSLLERHDL
- the treZ gene encoding malto-oligosyltrehalose trehalohydrolase produces the protein MIFEVWAPNATSVELIVLGDRRPMSRGADGWWSAEVEEAGHGARYAFMVDGEGPYPDPRTRRQPDGVFGPSAVYDHARFTWSDHEWKGRDLRGAVIYELHIGTFTTEGTFQAAVERLEHLVELCVDFVEIMPVAPVPGGRNWGYDGVDLYAVNETYGGPDGLKSFVDACHRAGIGVILDVVYNHLGPSGNFLHPFGPYFAGFKGSYWGDAVNLDGPGSDEVRRYFIGNAVQWLRDYHIDGLRLDAVHALHDRRATHLLAELAVEVDALACALGRPLTLIAESDLNDPRMVRPLEAGGLGMTAQWNDDVHHALHCAVSGERHGYYADFAGLPALAKTLMGGVLHDGSYSSFRGRAHGRSFAGVPGHRLVACLQNHDQIGNRPAGDRLPIPALKLGAGLLLTSPFTPMLFMGEEWGARTPFLFFSDHLEPALRESEGERREREFDGFGYVWEAPDPSEEETFLRSKLDWSEVKEEAHWSLLCWYRDLIALRKALPELSDPRLERVRVEVDPLGTWLIMWRGALAVCVNFAQESVTVPVPAGTVLLASDEPVTAGEDGLRLPGQSLAICRPVPP